In one Lachnospiraceae bacterium GAM79 genomic region, the following are encoded:
- a CDS encoding 4Fe-4S dicluster domain-containing protein, with amino-acid sequence MITNDATLLKVKHEVLYEVAKLAYAGRLEEERDSLPYKMVPGPQPAFRCCIYREREVIRQRIRLAEGKAPGAEDDGNIVQVINSACEGCPISRYVVTDNCQKCMGKACQAACRFGAISMGRDKSYIDPSKCKECGQCAKACPYNAIADLVRPCMKSCPVDAISVADNGTGIAVINQDKCIQCGSCVHKCPFGAIGSKTFIVDIIKKMRSDIKVFAMLAPATIGQFGADITMASWRTALKKIGFYDVVDVSLGADMTAMSEAKEWIEAKEKGEKKTTSCCPAFKNYIEKHFPTLKDAISETVSPMCAVSRYIKEKFPGAVTVFIGPCIAKKAESMSGEKDTADYALTYGEIRAMLRAKGVKLEPEEDTDDQGSIYGKKFANAGGVTAAVLESMKELGCTGDVSVCKCSGITECKKALTLMKVGRLPEDFIEGMVCEGGCVGGPSRHRDPNLAMRDRNAALAKSSDILIKDNLDKQNAESVDMIR; translated from the coding sequence TATTGTATGAAGTTGCCAAGCTTGCGTATGCCGGACGATTGGAGGAAGAAAGAGACAGTCTTCCTTATAAGATGGTTCCGGGACCGCAGCCGGCGTTTAGATGTTGTATCTACAGGGAACGTGAGGTTATCAGACAGAGAATCCGGCTTGCGGAAGGTAAAGCACCGGGTGCTGAAGATGACGGAAATATCGTACAGGTCATTAATTCTGCCTGTGAAGGATGTCCGATTTCCAGATATGTAGTAACAGATAACTGTCAGAAGTGTATGGGCAAAGCCTGTCAGGCGGCTTGTCGGTTTGGAGCGATCAGCATGGGACGAGATAAGTCCTATATTGATCCATCTAAATGTAAAGAGTGTGGACAGTGTGCAAAAGCCTGTCCTTATAATGCGATCGCAGATCTGGTACGACCTTGCATGAAGAGCTGCCCTGTGGATGCGATCTCGGTGGCCGATAATGGTACCGGTATTGCTGTGATCAATCAAGACAAATGCATCCAGTGTGGATCTTGCGTCCACAAATGCCCGTTTGGCGCGATCGGTTCTAAGACATTTATCGTGGATATCATTAAGAAGATGCGTTCGGATATTAAGGTATTTGCCATGCTTGCACCTGCAACGATCGGTCAGTTTGGTGCAGATATTACGATGGCAAGCTGGAGAACCGCTTTGAAGAAGATTGGTTTTTATGATGTTGTGGATGTATCACTTGGAGCAGATATGACTGCCATGAGTGAGGCAAAGGAATGGATCGAAGCCAAGGAGAAGGGTGAGAAGAAGACAACCTCCTGTTGTCCGGCATTTAAGAACTATATAGAGAAGCATTTTCCGACATTAAAGGATGCGATCTCAGAGACAGTATCACCGATGTGTGCTGTATCCCGTTATATAAAGGAGAAATTCCCGGGGGCAGTTACTGTATTTATCGGACCATGTATTGCGAAGAAAGCCGAATCCATGTCAGGAGAAAAGGATACTGCGGATTATGCACTGACTTATGGTGAGATTCGTGCGATGCTCCGTGCAAAAGGGGTAAAGCTGGAGCCGGAAGAAGATACGGATGATCAGGGCAGTATCTATGGTAAGAAATTTGCAAATGCAGGTGGTGTAACCGCAGCAGTTCTTGAAAGTATGAAAGAACTTGGCTGTACCGGCGATGTATCCGTATGCAAATGCAGTGGCATAACCGAATGCAAGAAAGCATTGACGCTGATGAAGGTCGGAAGACTTCCGGAAGACTTCATCGAAGGTATGGTATGTGAAGGGGGCTGTGTCGGTGGACCATCAAGACATCGTGATCCGAATCTTGCAATGCGGGACAGGAACGCAGCACTTGCGAAATCGTCGGATATATTGATCAAGGACAATCTGGACAAACAGAATGCAGAGTCGGTTGACATGATCCGTTAG